The Thermodesulfobacteriota bacterium DNA segment GCAGTGGGGAAAGGGCGTGTTGCAGGCCAGGCTGATGAGCACCGCGTTGTGGCGGCGGCGGGCATAGTACGGGTCCTTGGCCCTGTGCAGGAAGACCACATCCTGGTAGAGGAGGGCCGACACATCGCAGGAGCGCAAGGCGAAATAGACCGTCGGGATGCTGTGGTAGACCGGGACAAAGAGGCCGCCGCCGGTGGCCGGTCCGCCCTGGTAGGTGAACAGCACCTCCTCCTGGGGAAAGAGGAAGGGCTTGGCGGAGATCTGGCTCGGGTGCTCGAGATCCAGCGGCGTCCGGTCCAGGTCCTCCACCACCGCGAGACGGGTGTCGCCGGGCGGCATGGCCACCGGCGCCACCAGGCGGTGGCCCTTGGCCAGCTTGCGCAGGAAGGGCGCCAGATGCTCCTTGGCCAGAATGCGTCGCTCGGGGCTCATGGGATCTTCTCCAGGCGCACGGCGGAGAATTTCAGCTCCGGGCACTTGGCCACCGGGTCCAGGGCGCCGGTGGTGAGCCGGTTCACCGGCGAGTCGGCCGCGTGGAAGGAGGCGAAGACCGAGCCCGCCGGCACCCGCTCGGTCAGGAGCGCCTCCAGGGCCACCGCGCCGCGGCGGGAGACCAGCCGCACCGGCTCGCCGTTCCGCAGGCCCAGGGGACGGGCGTCGGCCGGGTTGACCTCCACCTGGGCTGTCGGGCACTCCCGGGCCAGGCTGGAGGCCAGCCGGGTCATGGTGCCGGTGCGGTGATGGTGATAGACGCTGCCGGTGATGAGGGCCAGAGGATAGTCCGCATCCGGGATCTCGGCCGCTGGCCGAAAGTCCGTGGGCACAAACAGGCCCTTGCCCCGGGCAAAGGAATACTTGTGCAGAAAGCCGGTGCCCGCATGCTGCCGGTTGGGACAGGGCCACTGCAGGCCCCAGCCGGCCGCCAGCCGGTCGTGGAAGATGCCGCCGTAGGCCGGCACCAGAAGGGCGATCTCCTCCATGACCTCCGCCGGCGAGTCGCAGTCCAGGGGCCGGCCCAGGCGCTCGGCCAGGGCGAGGATGATCTCGAAGTCGCTGCGACAGCCGGCCAGGGGCGGGATGGCCGCCCGCACCAGCTGCACCCGGCGCTCGGAGCTGGTGAAGGTGCCGGTCTTCTCGGCAAAGGTGGCGGCCGGGAAGACCACATGGGCCAGGCGGGCGGTTTCCGACAGGAAGATCTCCGACACCGCCAGGAAGTCGAGGCCGGCCAGGGTGGCGGCCACCCGGTCCGCCTCCGGATCGGACAGGATCGGGTTCTCCGCCATGATGAGCATGCCCCGGATGGGCCCGTCCGGCCCGCCGTGGGTCATCTCCACCAGGGTGCGGCCGGGCCGCGCCGGCAGCGGCCCGGCCCAGGCCTCTTCGAAGCGGGCCCGGGCGGCCGGATCCAGGAGGCGCTGGTAGCCGGGCAGGACCCCGGGCAGGGCCCCCATGTCGCAGGAGCCCTGGACGTTGTTCTGGCCCCGCAAGGGATCAACGCCGGTGAGCTCCTGCTCGACATGGCCGGTCATCATCGCCAGGTTGGCCAGGGCCTGGACATTGTCGGTGCCGGCCACGTGCTGGGTGATGCCCATGCAGTAGCAGATGGTGGCCTTGGCGGCGCTGGCGTACGCCTCCGCCGCCAGGGCCAGCAGCTCGGCCGAGACCCCGGTGAGCTGCACGGTGGCCGCGAGATCCAGGCGGAAGAGCATGTCCCGCAGCCGGCCGAAGCCCTCGGTGCGCATCTCGACGAAGGCATCATCCACCAGATTGGCATCCAGGATGATGCGCATCATGGCGTTCACCAGGGGCACATCGGTGCCGGGCCGGAGCGGCAGATGGATGTGCGCCGCCTCCGCCAGGGCGGTGCGCCGGGGATCGACCACGATGAGCCGCGCCCCCCGGTCGACGGCCTCGAAGATCCGGCGGGCCACCTGGGGATGGGCCTCGGTGGTGTTGGAGCCCACCACCAGGATGACGTCCGAGCCGGCGATCTCCTCGATGGAGTTGGTCATGGCGCCGGAGCCGAAGGTGGTGGCCAGCCCGGCCACCGACGGCGCGTGTCAGAGCCGGGCGCAGTGGTCGATGTTGTCGGTGCCCAGCACCAGGCGGGCCAGCTTCTGGAGGAGGAAGTTCTCCTCGTTGGTGCACTTGGCGGAGGCCATCACCCCCAGGGCCTCTGGCCCCCGCTCGGCGCGGATGCGCGCGAGGGCGCCGGCGGTCCGCTCCAGGGCCTCGTCCCAGGAGGCCGGCACCAGCTCTCCGTCTTTGCGCACCAGGGGGGTGGTCAGCCGGCCGGGGTGGTGGATGAACTGGTGGGCATGCCAGCCCTTGGAGCACAGATTGCTGCGGGAGACCGGATGGTTGCGGCTGGGCATCGCCCCCACCACCCGGCCGTCCCGCACCGACAGATAGAGTCCGCAGCCGCAGCCGCAGAAGCAGCAGGTGGTCAGGACCTCCTTCATGGCGTCCTCCCCAAAGCCATCGCGCCCGCCCCCGGGCAAGAGAAGCCCCTCAAAAAAGAGGCTCCTGCTCCCGCAGCGCCTGCCAGGACGCAATCCCCAGGAGCACAATCCAGTATAGTCGGGTTTCCAGCCAGCGCCAAATTGCCGGCCCGGATATTCGATAAACAGGCCCCTGTCCATTGGGCTTCGACAACGTGGGCGCCAGGCTCGAACGGGCTGGGCAAGGGACCGCCCGCAAGGCGACGCAAGCGTCGCCCCTGCCGCGGCAGGTCTGGCTGCCGCGGGGAACAGTGCCGGCCACCGGCGTTGCCCGCCCCCACGTCCGGGGGGCGACGCTGGCAAGATGGATCCTCCCGTAGGGGAGACGCATGCGCGCCCCCTGTGCGCCCGCTTGCACGATCAATGGATCCAGCCTTGCGTCCGCCTTGTCGAATCTCCAGTTGCCGGCGACGACCGGGAGCCGGTGCGGCCCGGCAATCGGTGGCCGCCCGGCTCCTCAAGGGCACTCGGCCTGGCAGCACATTTTGCTGGCGGGGAGCAGCAGCCAACGCTACCATTGCGACCATGAAGGGGCAGCATCTGCGACCCTCGAGCGGGGTGACGCCATGATGAATGTCATGACCGTCGGCGGCCACCAGGCCGTGATTACCTGCGACGTCGAGATCGGTATGTTTCGCGGCGAGGTCATCGGCCTTAAGGGGGCGCGGATTTTTACGCCAAGGACGTGGAGGGGTTGCAGCGCGAGGGAGAGCTGTCCCTGCAAGTATGCATGGACTTTTGCCGAGAGCGCGGCCTTGATCCCCTCAAGCATCACAGTGGCCGCGTCATGCTCCGCCTGGCGCCCGGAAACCCAGGGCGCCCTCCTCGTCGCCGCCAGGGCCGCCGGACAAAGTCTGAACCAGTGGGCGATCAAGGTGTTGCGGGAAGCGGCCGCCGCGTGAAGGGCAGGCGGGGTCTCGCCTCCTGGGTCGCGTCCACGGGAGCCCGACGTGGGCCGGGCGCCGAGACGGCCGATGACCTTCGTGCGCGGCCAGCCAATCGCGGCCCCCGGCCGCCTATCAGAGGGACCTTCTCATGGCCAACATCCCCCGCAATGTGAGCTGCCCGTGCGGCAGTGGCAAGAAATACAAGAAATGCTGCCGCCTCGATCCGCAGCGCGACGCCGAGCTGCGCCGGGCCCTGGCCATGTCCAGCGACCCCGCCACCATCCGCCGACTCGTCAATCAGCCCGCCCAGGTGCTGCGGCTCAAGGTGCAGCTGACCGACATGGGCTGCACGACCATCCCGGAAGAGGTGTCGCGGGTGGTCGAGATCCTGTATACCTCGACCTTGCACGACCTCCACGGCGTCATCCAGCAGGCCTTCCGCTGGGACAACGATCATCTCTATTCGTTCCACCTCAGCGACGATTTCCACGACCGCCGCCAGGAATACGCCGGCACCCCGCGGGGTGAGGCGCTCTCCCCCCCGCCCTGGGGACGCGCTCCGGTGGCCCAGGCGGCCGCCGCCACCGAGCTGCGGGATCTGGGCCTGGAGACGGGCAGGTCGTTCTGGTACCGGTTCGATTACGGCGATGAGCTGCTGCACCGGTTGACGGTGCTCGCGGTCCGGGAGGCCCAGCCGGAAGAGGGGAAGGTAGCCAGGATCCTCGAGGTTGTTGGCGAGGCGCCGCCCCAGTACGGGGACGAGGACTGGTGATCGCGGCCTACCAGCCTGTGCTGCTGCCGCCCCCGGCCCGGGGCCTCCGGAGTGTCACCTGCCGCTGCCATCCTGTCCCTCGCCCTTCTCCCAGGAAACCGCCTGCCCAGGCGCCTTGACCACCGCGGCCTGCCAGGCGGCGGTGCCGTATAGCGCCACCAGAAAGGCCCGGCCGTCCAGCACCAGGGCCAGCTCCCCCTCGCCGGGCCGGCCGGTGATCCGGCAGCGATCGAGGCCGGCAATGCCGATGCCAGCGGCTTTGAGCACCGCCTCCTTGGCGGTCCAGAGCCGAAAAAGCTCGGCTGGCCCCCGCCCGCCCAGGATTGCCCATTCCGCGGCCGTCCCCACCCGACCCACGAGATCCGGCTGCCGGGGCCGGATCTCCTCGATATCAATGCCCATGGCCCCCCAGCCCACCACCGCGGCGCAGACCGACGGCTTGTGGGACACCGACCAGCCGATCCCGGCCAGGAGCAGCGGCGCCCCCCGCTCGTCCCTGGGCAGGTCCGCCGGCAGGGAGATGCCGAAGCGGGCTGCTGCCCGGTCGAGGGCGGCCCGGGCCGCAGCCCGCTGGCTGGCCAGCCACTGGCTGCGGGGCAGGTCTTCCCCCAGGTGCACGGGCAGGACCACGGGGAGGAGGGCTGGAGGGGGCGTCTCCCCACCCCGGCCAGCCAAGGCATCCTGATGTGCGGGCATACGGATCCACCCGGAAAGAGACTGTTGACTTGGCGCCGCCGGAGAGGATGCCCATGGATTGGTGCCCCGGGCCCGGTCCCGGGGAGGAAAGAGATACCCTGCCGGCCGCCGCCCATTCTACCATCTCCATCTCGGCCCACCACCCTGGCTGTCGCGCCGGCTCGGCGGCAAGCGCTGGCGGCGGCACGAGACCGCCGGCCGCCAAAATCAGTCCCTTCGGCCTGGCCGCGGCAGACCAGGACCAGCACCCAACCCATACCGCGATGAGCGCACAGGCCCTGGCCGGAAGCGCATCGGCTGTCAACCGCGGGCTATACTTCTCTGCGAACCCGCTCCCTGCCGGCCAGGATATCAGCTGGGCTCTTCACCGAGATCCCGGGCGATGGAGGACATGAATGTGGATCATGGTGGTGGCCACAGCGCAGCGGCCCGGCTGGCAGCAGTGGCCATCCCGGGGCAGGCGCTGTTGGCTCCTTGACAGTGGCCGGCTCAAATCGTACGATATTGACCATAATCGACGTACGATATCCTCCAGCCCAGGAGCATCGCCATGCCCGTGAACGCCTCCACCCTGCGGGAGAACATCTACCGGCTGTTGGACCAGGTTCTGGAGACCGGCCAGCCGCTGGAGATCGAGAGAAGGGGCCGACTCCTCCGGGTGATCCCGGTTGCTGCGCCGTCCAAGATCGCTCGACTGGTGAAGCACGACTGCCTGCGAGGCGACCCGGAAGCCATCGTCCATCTGGATTGGAGCGGGGAGTGGGAGCATGATCTACCTTGACACCCACGTGGTGGTCTGGGCCTATGCCGGCGAGGTGGAGCGCTTGCCACCGGGCGTCTGCGCTCAGATCGAGGCGAACGATCTGCTCATTTCGCCCCTGGTTCTCCTTGAGCTGCAGTATCTCTATGAAATCGAAAGGCTGGCCGTGGAGCCGGGGATTGTCTACGAAAGCCTGGCTTGCACCATCGGGCTGAGCCTCTGCGACCTCCCCCTGCTGCGGGTCATCACCGAGGCCCTGCCCCAGACCTGGACCCGGGACCCCTTCGACCGCCTGATCGTTGCCACCGCCGCTGCGCGGGAGGCGGTCCTCATCACCAAAGATGCCGGCATCCTGGCCCATTACCCCAGGGCCTTCTGGGGGGACCTGGCACGCTCACCGGCTTGAGGGCCAGGATGGCGAAGCGCCGGCGCCGCCGGCACCACGTCCTCCTCTTCCCCGACCTCCCACCAGATCTCCTGACCAGGCTCCTTGACCAGGGCTGCCTGCCAGGATCCTGTCCCACAAAGCTCGACCAGAAAAAGCCGGCCGTCCAGCACCAGGGACAGTTCCCGCTCGCCGGGCCGGCCGGTGATCCGGCAGCGGTCCAGCCCGCTGATGCCGAGGCCGGCGGCTTTGAGCACCGCCTCCTTGGCGGTCCAGAGACGGAAGGGGGGGCCAGTCCCCGGCCGCCCAGAATGGCCCACTCGGCCGTTGTCCCCACCCGGTCCTCGAGATCCGGCTGCCGGGGCCGGACCTCCTCGATGTCGATGCCCATGGCCCCCCAGCCCACCACCGCGGCGCAGACCGTGGGCTTGTGAGACACCGACCAGCCGATGCCAGCCAGAAGCTGCGGCGCCCCCCGCTCGTCCCCGGGGCAGCGCCGCCGGCAGCGTGATGCCGAAGCGGGCCAGCCGCCCGGTCGAGGGCGATCCGGGCCGCAGCCCGCTGGCGGGCCAGCCACTGGCTGCGGGGCAGGTCGGCCTCCAGGTGCACGGGCAGGACCACGGGAAGGAGGGGCAGGGGGGTGGGAGTAGGGGGCATGGGGATTGTGGGCTCCTGGGGACGGGACGTCACCGCAGCTGGCTGTCAGACTGGCGCCTGACAGCCGGGGTACCGTTTCGGGGGAAGAATTCTCTTGACACCACCAGCCGCAGGCGACTATTTCTGTCCTGGCTGTCCCTCACTCCTCCTTGAGGAGATCAGCTGGGCTCTTGACCGAGATCCCCGGCCGATTGAGGACATGGGTGTAGATCATGGTGGTGGCCACATCGCTATGACCAAGCAGCTCCTGCACGGTACGGATGTCGTAGCCCGCCTCCAGCAGGTGGGTGGCGAAGGAGTGGCGCAGGGTATGGCAGCTGACCCGCTTGCACAGACCCACTCGAGCGGCCGCCGCCGTCACCGCCTTTTGCACCACGCTCTCATGGAGATGGTGCCGCCGCACTGCCCCGGACCGCGGATCCACCGACAGCTTCGACGCCGGGAACACATACTGCCAGCCCCAGGACCGGCTCGCGTTCGGGTACTTGCGGTCCAGGGCCGGCCAGATATAGACGCCGGCCGAGCCGCTGGCCAGATCCTGGTCGAAGATCGCCCGCCGCCGCCCCAGGTGCTCGCGCAGAGCCGGGGCGAAGCGCTCCGGCAACGTGGTCACTCGATCCTTGCCGCCCTTGCCGTCCCGCACCGTGATCACCCGCCGTTCGAAGTCCAGATCCTTCACCCGCAGCCGCAGCCCCTCCAGCAGCCGCAGCCCGCCGCCGTAAAGAACGCCAGCGATCAGGCCGGCCAGGCCGTCATTGGCTTCCATCTCCGCCAGGAGAGCACGCACCTCGGCTCGGGTCAGCACCTCTGGCAGCCGGCGCGGCTTCTTGGCGCGGGCAAAGGCCTCCATCTTCCCCAGGGGCTGTTCCAGGGCCTGGTCGAAGAGGAAGACCAGGGCGTTCAGGGCCTGGTTCTGGGTGCTCGCCGCCACCTGCCGCTCCACCGCCAGGTATTCCAGAAACCCTCGCACCGCGG contains these protein-coding regions:
- a CDS encoding SEC-C metal-binding domain-containing protein produces the protein MANIPRNVSCPCGSGKKYKKCCRLDPQRDAELRRALAMSSDPATIRRLVNQPAQVLRLKVQLTDMGCTTIPEEVSRVVEILYTSTLHDLHGVIQQAFRWDNDHLYSFHLSDDFHDRRQEYAGTPRGEALSPPPWGRAPVAQAAAATELRDLGLETGRSFWYRFDYGDELLHRLTVLAVREAQPEEGKVARILEVVGEAPPQYGDEDW
- the fdhF gene encoding formate dehydrogenase subunit alpha, with product MDRGLFIEYPGRQFGAGWKPDYTGLCSWGLRPGRRCGSRSLFFEGLLLPGGGRDGFGEDAMKEVLTTCCFCGCGCGLYLSVRDGRVVGAMPSRNHPVSRSNLCSKGWHAHQFIHHPGRLTTPLVRKDGELVPASWDEALERTAGALARIRAERGPEALGVMASAKCTNEENFLLQKLARLVLGTDNIDHCARLUHAPSVAGLATTFGSGAMTNSIEEIAGSDVILVVGSNTTEAHPQVARRIFEAVDRGARLIVVDPRRTALAEAAHIHLPLRPGTDVPLVNAMMRIILDANLVDDAFVEMRTEGFGRLRDMLFRLDLAATVQLTGVSAELLALAAEAYASAAKATICYCMGITQHVAGTDNVQALANLAMMTGHVEQELTGVDPLRGQNNVQGSCDMGALPGVLPGYQRLLDPAARARFEEAWAGPLPARPGRTLVEMTHGGPDGPIRGMLIMAENPILSDPEADRVAATLAGLDFLAVSEIFLSETARLAHVVFPAATFAEKTGTFTSSERRVQLVRAAIPPLAGCRSDFEIILALAERLGRPLDCDSPAEVMEEIALLVPAYGGIFHDRLAAGWGLQWPCPNRQHAGTGFLHKYSFARGKGLFVPTDFRPAAEIPDADYPLALITGSVYHHHRTGTMTRLASSLARECPTAQVEVNPADARPLGLRNGEPVRLVSRRGAVALEALLTERVPAGSVFASFHAADSPVNRLTTGALDPVAKCPELKFSAVRLEKIP
- a CDS encoding 4'-phosphopantetheinyl transferase superfamily protein — translated: MPAHQDALAGRGGETPPPALLPVVLPVHLGEDLPRSQWLASQRAAARAALDRAAARFGISLPADLPRDERGAPLLLAGIGWSVSHKPSVCAAVVGWGAMGIDIEEIRPRQPDLVGRVGTAAEWAILGGRGPAELFRLWTAKEAVLKAAGIGIAGLDRCRITGRPGEGELALVLDGRAFLVALYGTAAWQAAVVKAPGQAVSWEKGEGQDGSGR
- a CDS encoding type II toxin-antitoxin system Phd/YefM family antitoxin, whose amino-acid sequence is MPVNASTLRENIYRLLDQVLETGQPLEIERRGRLLRVIPVAAPSKIARLVKHDCLRGDPEAIVHLDWSGEWEHDLP
- a CDS encoding PIN domain-containing protein; translation: MIYLDTHVVVWAYAGEVERLPPGVCAQIEANDLLISPLVLLELQYLYEIERLAVEPGIVYESLACTIGLSLCDLPLLRVITEALPQTWTRDPFDRLIVATAAAREAVLITKDAGILAHYPRAFWGDLARSPA
- a CDS encoding integron integrase — translated: MPPNRSDFYLKWVKTFIEFLPGKKLLDRSGQDVESFLTHLGTQDGIADWQVRQARHALSILYEAFLPSFAPGAKSRDREPVPSAHRRPPAASSARQEKALPFRDSVLPGEVERRFLPLLTSVRTRLRTKHLAYRTETAYLDWIRRFIAFHGYADPTTMDGATAVRGFLEYLAVERQVAASTQNQALNALVFLFDQALEQPLGKMEAFARAKKPRRLPEVLTRAEVRALLAEMEANDGLAGLIAGVLYGGGLRLLEGLRLRVKDLDFERRVITVRDGKGGKDRVTTLPERFAPALREHLGRRRAIFDQDLASGSAGVYIWPALDRKYPNASRSWGWQYVFPASKLSVDPRSGAVRRHHLHESVVQKAVTAAAARVGLCKRVSCHTLRHSFATHLLEAGYDIRTVQELLGHSDVATTMIYTHVLNRPGISVKSPADLLKEE
- a CDS encoding 4'-phosphopantetheinyl transferase superfamily protein, which translates into the protein MGHSGRPGTGPPFRLWTAKEAVLKAAGLGISGLDRCRITGRPGERELSLVLDGRLFLVELCGTGSWQAALVKEPGQEIWWEVGEEEDVVPAAPALRHPGPQAGERARSPQKALG